The Syntrophales bacterium genome contains a region encoding:
- a CDS encoding alpha/beta fold hydrolase, whose protein sequence is MDRVFIHGLESSSQGTKGSFFRKKYPEMIIEDFVGPLEQRMAKLNKILADKTDLILVGSSYGGTMATIYACNNEKKVKKLILLAPALNLTEFKPYLSNRLVIPVMVYHGLHDDVVPPGPVQDIARMLFANLTFHTVEDDHFLQKIFNTLDWDDLLCL, encoded by the coding sequence ATGGATCGTGTGTTTATCCACGGACTCGAAAGTAGCAGCCAGGGGACAAAAGGGTCATTTTTCAGAAAGAAATATCCCGAGATGATCATTGAAGATTTTGTCGGCCCCCTCGAGCAGAGAATGGCAAAGCTGAACAAAATCCTTGCCGACAAAACAGATCTGATACTGGTTGGCTCCAGTTATGGGGGGACGATGGCCACCATTTATGCCTGCAACAATGAAAAGAAGGTCAAAAAACTCATCCTTCTGGCACCGGCCCTTAACCTTACGGAATTTAAACCTTACCTGAGCAACAGGTTGGTTATCCCTGTTATGGTTTACCACGGCTTACATGACGATGTGGTTCCCCCGGGGCCTGTTCAGGATATTGCCCGGATGCTCTTTGCAAACCTCACATTCCATACAGTGGAGGATGACCATTTCCTCCAGAAAATATTCAATACCCTGGACTGGGATGACCTGTTGTGTCTTTGA
- the ahbD gene encoding heme b synthase yields MDNKAIQKTRNLPVLPNVLRMVAWEVTRSCNLACVHCRASSRSGSYPGEFATDQCTRLLDEIAAFSKPVIILTGGEPLLREDIFEIVAYGNRKGLRMVMATNGTLVTGEIAGKMRQAGIKRVSVSIDGLDAKSHDTFRGVDGAFSGAMAGILAMKKAGIEFQLNTTVTRANLDQIQGILDLAIRLGAAAHHIFLLVPTGRGREMANQGLSPLDYEKTLNWFYEESLLCPIQLKATCAPHYFRILHQRKGKIKGESKETNGALHAMTRGCLGGSSFCFISHTGQAQPCGYLEIDCGQVREKAFRDIWENSPIFHNLRDLHQYKGKCGRCEFIRVCGGCRARAYEATEDYLAGEPLCIYEPISR; encoded by the coding sequence ATGGACAATAAGGCGATACAAAAAACAAGAAACCTTCCTGTTTTGCCAAACGTCCTGAGGATGGTGGCCTGGGAGGTAACGCGAAGCTGTAATCTTGCCTGTGTCCACTGTCGGGCTTCGTCCCGGTCCGGTTCCTACCCAGGGGAGTTCGCCACCGACCAATGTACGAGGCTTCTCGATGAAATTGCCGCCTTCAGCAAACCGGTGATCATCCTGACCGGTGGGGAACCACTTCTCCGGGAGGACATTTTTGAGATAGTTGCCTATGGAAATCGAAAAGGGCTGCGGATGGTCATGGCGACCAACGGGACCCTGGTCACTGGAGAGATTGCCGGCAAGATGCGGCAGGCAGGTATCAAGAGGGTTAGTGTCAGTATTGACGGCCTGGACGCAAAAAGCCACGATACCTTTCGCGGGGTAGACGGCGCCTTTTCCGGGGCAATGGCAGGTATTCTCGCCATGAAAAAAGCGGGCATAGAATTCCAGCTCAACACCACCGTAACCCGTGCCAATCTCGATCAGATCCAGGGTATCCTCGATCTGGCCATCAGGCTGGGTGCGGCGGCCCATCACATCTTTCTTCTCGTCCCCACAGGCCGGGGGAGAGAGATGGCCAACCAGGGGTTATCTCCCCTCGATTACGAAAAGACCCTGAACTGGTTTTACGAAGAGAGCCTCCTCTGTCCGATTCAACTGAAGGCCACCTGTGCACCCCACTATTTTCGGATCCTCCACCAGAGAAAAGGAAAAATAAAGGGAGAATCAAAAGAAACAAACGGCGCCCTCCACGCCATGACGCGGGGTTGTCTGGGGGGAAGCTCTTTCTGTTTTATCTCCCATACCGGGCAGGCACAGCCCTGCGGCTACCTTGAGATTGACTGCGGCCAGGTCAGGGAAAAGGCATTTAGAGACATCTGGGAAAACTCCCCCATATTTCACAATTTACGGGATTTGCATCAATATAAGGGGAAATGCGGCCGGTGCGAATTCATAAGAGTATGCGGTGG